One genomic window of Haloferax mediterranei ATCC 33500 includes the following:
- a CDS encoding COG1361 S-layer family protein has product MVRRGRRASAGVLAIFIALSVLAGATGTVGAETRVAGSPGLSIIAPENRLAPGSENTIDVFVVNSGTVTDDGPEEYEALVQTARALTFRGKSKGPITVVSGEVPVGTVPEGVSEPASLRLRVAEEAPPGTYEIPVEFSYEYTSSVTIDGETVQTTHQTRNVTRALTVVVERRPAFEIQDVDTDLAVGDSGTVTVEIENVGPVDAHEATVTITSADSEVTFGNGGTAAESYVGEWNSGETEFVEFRTRVADDAIVRNYAVNLAVTYRDGNGQERTSRQLVAGVRPTRGAAFELEDVDSTVAVGDTGTLTLELVNVGDSTARDTTVGVQSTDSEVTFGAGASTAEAYVGAWEPGETKRVSFRTRVADDALDRPYSLDVTVNFRNPGGNRKTESLVAGLDPGAGPAFAVTVTESTLRAGGVGRVTGTIENVGEAEARDVVLRLESEGTALTPTDPEVAVGTLEPGESTEFEYAIGLSEGSTPGVHRLPFAVEYRSPGNEMRAVDRTDVLASVSTRDPAVAVEPQNATFEVDASGRLVLAVTNTEDTPKTDVTVRLVAEEPLSSEDAVAFIPRLEAGETRLVVFDLEVSGDAVAKTQVVGVDVSYEDDAGRQLSTGTQQVAVDVVEPTATFPMLPAGVSILVLAGVSYWWYRRR; this is encoded by the coding sequence ATGGTTCGACGCGGACGGCGAGCGAGCGCGGGAGTCCTCGCCATATTCATCGCCCTGTCTGTCCTTGCTGGAGCAACTGGCACCGTCGGGGCCGAAACTCGTGTCGCCGGAAGCCCCGGCCTCTCTATTATCGCACCGGAAAACCGGCTCGCGCCGGGGAGTGAGAATACCATCGACGTGTTCGTCGTGAACTCGGGAACCGTCACGGACGACGGTCCCGAGGAGTACGAAGCACTCGTCCAGACGGCGCGCGCGCTGACGTTCCGTGGCAAGTCGAAGGGACCGATTACCGTCGTGAGTGGCGAGGTCCCGGTCGGGACCGTTCCTGAAGGCGTCTCTGAGCCGGCGTCGCTTCGACTCCGCGTCGCAGAGGAGGCACCGCCCGGAACCTACGAGATTCCGGTCGAGTTCTCCTACGAATACACCTCGTCGGTGACCATCGACGGCGAGACAGTCCAAACCACACACCAGACCAGAAACGTCACGCGGGCCCTTACGGTCGTCGTGGAACGGCGGCCCGCATTCGAGATTCAGGACGTAGACACCGACCTCGCGGTTGGCGACAGCGGAACGGTCACCGTCGAGATAGAGAACGTCGGGCCTGTCGATGCCCACGAGGCCACCGTGACTATCACCTCAGCAGACTCCGAGGTGACCTTCGGGAACGGCGGCACCGCTGCGGAGAGCTACGTTGGTGAGTGGAATTCGGGCGAGACCGAGTTCGTCGAGTTCCGTACCCGCGTCGCCGACGATGCCATCGTGCGGAACTACGCGGTCAACCTCGCCGTGACCTACCGCGACGGAAACGGCCAAGAACGAACCTCGCGGCAACTGGTTGCCGGAGTGCGACCGACCCGCGGTGCCGCTTTCGAACTCGAAGATGTCGACTCTACCGTCGCCGTCGGTGACACCGGAACGCTGACGCTCGAACTCGTGAACGTGGGCGATTCGACCGCGAGAGATACGACAGTCGGCGTCCAGTCGACCGACTCCGAGGTGACCTTCGGTGCTGGCGCGTCCACAGCAGAAGCCTACGTTGGCGCGTGGGAACCGGGAGAAACAAAGCGTGTGAGCTTCAGAACCCGCGTCGCCGACGACGCCCTCGACCGCCCATACTCGCTAGATGTGACTGTGAACTTCCGTAATCCCGGCGGCAACCGGAAGACCGAGTCGCTCGTCGCTGGACTCGACCCCGGTGCTGGTCCGGCATTCGCCGTCACCGTCACCGAGAGCACCCTCAGAGCCGGCGGCGTCGGACGCGTCACCGGGACCATCGAAAATGTGGGTGAAGCGGAAGCGCGTGACGTGGTGCTTCGCCTCGAATCCGAGGGCACGGCACTGACGCCGACCGACCCAGAAGTCGCCGTCGGGACGCTTGAACCGGGCGAATCCACCGAGTTCGAATATGCAATCGGACTTTCCGAGGGGTCGACACCCGGCGTACACCGCCTCCCGTTCGCCGTCGAATACCGGTCGCCGGGCAATGAAATGCGAGCGGTCGACCGGACCGACGTACTCGCGTCGGTGAGCACGCGTGACCCCGCCGTCGCGGTCGAACCGCAAAACGCGACGTTCGAAGTGGACGCTTCCGGACGGCTCGTCCTCGCGGTGACGAACACCGAGGACACGCCGAAAACCGACGTGACGGTTCGCCTCGTTGCGGAAGAGCCGCTCTCCAGCGAGGACGCCGTCGCCTTCATCCCACGACTGGAAGCGGGCGAGACGAGACTCGTCGTCTTCGACCTCGAAGTCAGTGGAGACGCAGTAGCGAAAACGCAGGTCGTCGGCGTAGACGTGAGCTACGAGGACGACGCCGGGCGACAACTCTCGACCGGAACCCAACAGGTCGCCGTCGACGTGGTGGAACCGACAGCGACGTTCCCAATGCTTCCCGCAGGTGTCTCGATACTCGTACTCGCGGGCGTCAGCTACTGGTGGTATCGGCGACGGTGA
- a CDS encoding ABC transporter ATP-binding protein codes for MSVPAIDIDGLTKFYGDVRGVEDLSLSVPEGELFGFLGPNGAGKSTTIRLLLGLLKPTDGTASILGTPVDDRAGFLNVLEHVGHIPSDPQFYDEVSGRKTLDYFARLSGDTRRDKLLDRFPVPLDRPVRAYSRGNRQKLAIVQAFMHEPRMVIMDEPTAGLDPLVQQEFYDFLHEERSRGVTVFFSTHILSEVRQVCDQVAIIREGKLAAVEHIDDLLERSGKVVTLQSTEPIDLTDFEFDETIDARLEPDGSLRLVISGNYDALVDALDDYRVDDLEVRETAIEDVFMHFYDTEEDSEAGGDTAPEESGAGPDA; via the coding sequence ATGTCCGTCCCCGCCATCGACATCGACGGCCTCACCAAGTTCTACGGGGATGTCCGCGGCGTCGAGGACCTCAGCCTCTCGGTTCCCGAGGGCGAACTGTTCGGGTTTCTGGGTCCCAACGGCGCGGGAAAATCGACGACGATTCGACTTCTTCTCGGATTGCTCAAACCGACCGACGGAACCGCGAGTATCCTCGGGACCCCGGTTGACGACCGGGCGGGCTTCCTCAACGTGCTCGAACACGTCGGTCACATTCCTAGTGACCCGCAGTTCTACGACGAGGTTTCCGGGCGAAAGACGCTCGATTACTTCGCGCGCCTCTCCGGCGACACTCGGCGCGACAAACTCCTCGACCGCTTTCCGGTCCCACTCGACCGCCCGGTCCGCGCGTACTCGCGGGGGAATCGTCAGAAACTCGCCATCGTGCAGGCGTTCATGCACGAACCGCGGATGGTCATCATGGACGAACCGACCGCCGGGTTGGACCCACTCGTCCAACAGGAGTTCTACGACTTCCTCCATGAGGAGCGCAGTCGCGGCGTGACGGTGTTTTTCTCCACCCACATTCTCAGCGAAGTCCGACAGGTCTGCGATCAGGTCGCCATCATTCGGGAGGGGAAACTCGCCGCCGTCGAACACATCGACGACCTCCTCGAACGAAGCGGGAAGGTTGTCACGCTCCAGTCGACGGAGCCGATCGACCTCACGGATTTCGAATTTGACGAGACCATCGACGCCCGTCTCGAACCCGATGGGTCGCTCCGACTCGTCATCTCGGGGAACTACGACGCTCTCGTAGACGCCCTCGACGACTACCGCGTCGATGACCTCGAAGTCCGCGAGACGGCCATCGAAGACGTGTTCATGCACTTCTACGATACCGAGGAAGACAGCGAGGCGGGCGGCGACACCGCACCCGAGGAGTCTGGAGCGGGTCCCGATGCGTGA
- a CDS encoding ABC transporter permease subunit, with protein MRELDIASFEFSRRRRGIVIVSALLVATVGLTIAVFPSFGQSDIDFTELLESYPEEFRTAFVGSVTDLSSLEGYLVVELYQLVWLLIVGSYFAYAAGSLIAGEVERQSAELVLVRPVSRTRFVVGKFLAMLPAVAFVDFVVFAAVVFGAGLIDEEIHLTQLLMVHGVGGLYLVACVAIGLLASAFFQRVRRAQGTAIGVVFGSFLLDSLTLDTDYEFLGSLSLTRYIDPGELLVAGDVDWGGVAILLTATCVLVVLAAEVFERHDLS; from the coding sequence ATGCGTGAACTCGACATCGCATCGTTCGAGTTCTCGCGGCGGCGACGCGGTATCGTCATCGTCAGCGCGCTGCTCGTCGCGACGGTCGGGCTCACCATCGCGGTCTTTCCGTCGTTCGGGCAGTCGGATATCGACTTCACCGAACTACTAGAGTCGTATCCGGAGGAATTTCGGACGGCCTTCGTCGGGAGCGTCACGGACCTCTCTTCTCTGGAGGGATATCTCGTCGTCGAACTCTACCAACTCGTCTGGTTGCTCATCGTCGGGAGCTACTTCGCCTACGCGGCGGGGTCGCTCATCGCGGGCGAGGTCGAGCGCCAGTCGGCTGAACTCGTCCTCGTTCGCCCGGTCTCGCGCACCCGGTTCGTCGTGGGAAAGTTCCTCGCGATGCTTCCCGCAGTCGCATTCGTCGATTTCGTCGTCTTCGCGGCCGTCGTCTTCGGTGCTGGCCTCATCGACGAGGAGATTCACCTCACCCAACTCCTCATGGTCCACGGGGTCGGTGGTCTCTACCTCGTCGCGTGCGTCGCCATCGGTCTCCTCGCTTCGGCGTTCTTCCAGCGGGTTCGCCGGGCGCAAGGGACCGCCATCGGCGTCGTCTTCGGGTCGTTTCTCCTCGACTCGTTGACGCTCGATACCGATTACGAGTTCCTCGGGTCGCTCTCGCTCACCCGCTACATCGACCCGGGCGAACTCCTCGTCGCCGGTGACGTAGATTGGGGTGGCGTCGCTATCCTTCTCACTGCGACGTGCGTGCTCGTGGTCCTCGCGGCCGAGGTGTTCGAACGCCACGACTTGTCGTAG
- a CDS encoding WD40/YVTN/BNR-like repeat-containing protein: MHLYAAANGAVLSVTGTLDNPQTNSLDDLQTTRRLDEHRIECIAADPREPHRAFCGTFDAGLFRTRDGGDTWHSVGEDTVLESVTSLAISPTDPDVVYTGSEPSAVFRSVDGGETWTELPPLSDLESSSMWAFPPRPHTHHARWIEMDPTDPDRLFVAIEAGALVRSLDGGETWQDRVPSSKRDVHSMTTHPDKPGHVWVAAGDGYAESNDGGKTWTTPTEGLGHGYCWSVVVDSGDPDSALVTAASSAMRAHSVETAETFLYRRHDDEPWERLDETGLPTGTGVTRAVLAAGQAAGECYAVNDRGLYRTTDFGDSWSRLDIPWPGERQTASGLAVVE; the protein is encoded by the coding sequence ATGCATCTCTACGCAGCAGCAAATGGTGCGGTCCTCTCGGTCACCGGGACCCTAGATAACCCGCAAACCAACTCGCTGGACGACCTGCAGACCACTCGACGTCTCGACGAACACCGTATCGAGTGCATCGCCGCCGACCCACGAGAACCGCATCGGGCCTTCTGCGGCACCTTCGATGCAGGACTATTCCGGACGAGAGACGGTGGTGATACGTGGCACTCAGTGGGGGAAGACACCGTTCTGGAGTCGGTGACGAGCCTCGCTATCTCCCCCACCGACCCCGACGTGGTCTACACCGGAAGCGAACCATCGGCTGTGTTCAGGTCGGTTGACGGGGGTGAGACGTGGACTGAACTTCCTCCACTCTCGGACCTCGAATCATCGTCAATGTGGGCGTTCCCGCCGCGGCCACACACCCACCATGCGCGTTGGATCGAAATGGACCCGACGGACCCCGATAGGCTCTTCGTTGCAATCGAAGCGGGCGCGCTCGTCCGGTCGCTTGATGGCGGCGAGACGTGGCAGGACCGCGTGCCGTCGAGTAAGCGAGACGTTCACTCGATGACGACACATCCCGACAAGCCGGGACACGTCTGGGTTGCCGCGGGCGACGGCTACGCCGAGAGTAACGATGGCGGGAAAACGTGGACGACGCCGACAGAAGGACTCGGCCATGGCTACTGCTGGAGCGTCGTCGTCGACTCGGGGGACCCCGATTCGGCCCTCGTGACTGCCGCGAGCAGCGCGATGCGCGCCCACTCGGTCGAGACTGCTGAGACCTTCCTCTACCGCCGCCACGACGACGAGCCGTGGGAACGCCTCGACGAGACTGGCCTTCCGACCGGCACCGGCGTCACGCGCGCCGTCTTGGCTGCCGGACAGGCCGCGGGCGAGTGTTACGCCGTGAACGACCGCGGCCTCTACCGAACGACCGATTTCGGCGATTCGTGGAGCCGACTCGATATTCCGTGGCCGGGGGAGCGACAGACTGCGTCGGGACTTGCGGTTGTCGAGTAG
- a CDS encoding geranylgeranyl reductase family protein: MYDFAVVGVGPAGARFARRAAEAGYDVLALEKGEVGTPLACSGHVSTDIWDYVPDEARDHLFQNRIYGADFHVGGPNSKAYPFYKQSEVSNVIDRVELDRTLADCAREAGADVREGYTVTAIDELDDRVRLTVSVAGEAGTVSFEAKMVAGCDGPTSRVRRSLDLPEPTETLHGVLAFDPEPDDGDFVDVHLTVPRFFAWRIPRGDAGVEYGLAAPPGAEVNEMFDVLTNTYDVETEHFCSGAIPIGPPDRTTTRRAFLIGDAAAQTKPFTGGGILYGMTSADHAAAVIDPDDPETLADYEEAWRDTLSREIRLGHLVRKCYSFPEWLQHVGLRGLSGEIGVHMDKPSSFFSREHLKKLF; the protein is encoded by the coding sequence ATGTACGATTTCGCCGTCGTCGGCGTCGGTCCCGCCGGTGCGCGGTTCGCTCGCCGCGCGGCCGAGGCGGGTTACGACGTGCTCGCACTGGAGAAAGGCGAGGTCGGGACGCCCCTCGCGTGCTCCGGCCACGTTAGCACCGATATCTGGGACTACGTCCCCGACGAGGCGCGTGACCACCTCTTTCAGAATCGCATCTACGGGGCCGACTTCCACGTCGGCGGCCCGAACTCGAAGGCCTACCCGTTCTACAAACAGTCCGAAGTCTCGAACGTCATCGACCGCGTCGAACTCGACCGGACGCTCGCCGACTGCGCCCGCGAGGCCGGTGCGGACGTTCGTGAGGGCTACACCGTCACCGCAATCGACGAACTCGATGACCGGGTTCGGCTGACAGTCAGCGTGGCCGGCGAGGCCGGGACCGTCTCCTTCGAGGCGAAGATGGTCGCGGGTTGTGACGGCCCGACCTCTCGGGTCCGCCGGTCGCTCGACCTTCCCGAACCGACAGAGACGCTCCACGGCGTCCTCGCCTTCGACCCCGAACCGGACGATGGCGACTTCGTTGACGTTCACCTCACGGTCCCGCGCTTTTTCGCGTGGCGCATCCCGCGCGGTGATGCGGGCGTCGAGTACGGTCTCGCCGCTCCGCCGGGTGCGGAAGTCAACGAGATGTTCGACGTGCTCACGAACACCTACGACGTGGAGACGGAGCACTTCTGTTCCGGCGCAATTCCTATCGGCCCTCCGGACCGAACGACGACCCGACGGGCGTTCCTCATCGGCGACGCCGCCGCACAGACAAAGCCCTTTACCGGCGGCGGCATCCTCTATGGGATGACGTCCGCGGACCACGCAGCCGCGGTCATCGACCCCGACGACCCGGAGACACTCGCCGACTACGAGGAGGCGTGGCGCGACACGCTCTCCAGAGAGATTCGACTCGGCCACCTCGTGCGCAAGTGCTACTCGTTCCCCGAGTGGCTCCAGCACGTCGGACTCCGGGGGCTGTCGGGTGAAATCGGCGTTCACATGGACAAACCGAGTTCGTTCTTCTCGCGTGAACACCTGAAGAAGTTGTTCTGA
- the ygfZ gene encoding CAF17-like 4Fe-4S cluster assembly/insertion protein YgfZ, protein MTLVADIHEAHGATFETRGGVEVVSNYGRPERTHRAVRNGVGVIEHGYGVVVVEGEDRIEYVDNAVTNTVPAEDGEGVYALLLDPDGRIETELYIYNAGERLLLFTPRDRAEPLVEEWRSKTFLQRVRIRDASDEFGVFGVHGPQSTEKVASILSGAGAPEPELSFVRGSIGGELGVTVVASDNPTGEEGYDLICRAQDAEDVFEALLLYGNPAIPLGYQTWDSLTAEAGTPLFETELRGNVPNVVGLRHAIDFDKGCFVGQEVVSKVENRGQPSRRLVGFRADERPEAGTGSLPEGVLPETGADVLADGDSVGTVTRAVDAPVVGSTIGFALVGYDLDTDELAVVVDGEQVPVTRATLPFVEGSARSARIPAYLESEE, encoded by the coding sequence ATGACACTCGTCGCCGATATTCACGAGGCCCACGGTGCGACGTTCGAGACGCGCGGCGGAGTCGAAGTCGTAAGCAACTACGGTCGTCCCGAGCGGACACATCGCGCCGTCCGCAACGGTGTCGGGGTCATCGAACACGGCTACGGCGTCGTCGTCGTCGAGGGCGAAGACCGAATCGAGTACGTCGACAACGCCGTGACGAACACCGTTCCGGCAGAAGATGGAGAGGGCGTCTACGCGCTTCTGCTCGACCCTGACGGCCGAATCGAGACAGAGTTGTACATCTACAACGCCGGCGAGCGACTGCTGCTCTTTACGCCGCGGGACCGCGCGGAGCCGCTCGTCGAGGAATGGCGCTCGAAGACGTTCCTCCAGCGCGTCCGCATCCGCGACGCCTCCGACGAGTTCGGCGTCTTCGGCGTCCACGGCCCGCAGTCGACCGAGAAAGTCGCGAGCATCCTCTCCGGCGCGGGTGCGCCCGAACCCGAATTGTCCTTCGTCCGCGGCTCTATCGGCGGTGAACTCGGTGTGACTGTCGTCGCCTCCGACAACCCCACCGGTGAGGAGGGCTACGACCTCATCTGCCGGGCACAGGATGCCGAAGACGTGTTCGAGGCGCTGCTGCTCTACGGCAACCCGGCGATTCCTCTCGGCTACCAGACGTGGGACAGTCTCACCGCTGAGGCCGGAACGCCACTTTTCGAGACGGAACTGCGCGGAAACGTGCCGAACGTCGTCGGTCTCCGTCACGCAATCGACTTCGATAAGGGCTGTTTCGTCGGCCAAGAGGTCGTCTCGAAGGTCGAAAACCGCGGCCAGCCCTCGCGCCGTCTCGTCGGCTTCCGCGCCGACGAACGTCCGGAAGCGGGAACTGGTTCGCTCCCGGAGGGTGTGCTCCCAGAAACGGGGGCTGACGTGCTCGCCGACGGCGACTCGGTCGGGACCGTCACTCGTGCCGTCGACGCCCCGGTCGTCGGGTCGACCATCGGGTTCGCGCTCGTCGGTTACGACCTCGACACCGACGAACTCGCAGTCGTCGTCGATGGTGAGCAGGTTCCAGTGACTCGCGCGACGCTGCCGTTTGTCGAGGGGAGCGCCCGCTCGGCGCGGATTCCGGCGTATCTGGAATCGGAGGAATAG
- a CDS encoding DUF6432 family protein, whose amino-acid sequence MRARREFRNRRDIEVAVLDALVDRHDEGMTVFELRAAVDADIDTIEEALSALKGENLIVVEESQTRVLIHPDERVVPDPSEDIEDDESLFDRLRGRLGL is encoded by the coding sequence ATGAGAGCGAGGCGGGAGTTTCGGAATCGCCGCGACATCGAGGTCGCGGTGCTCGACGCGCTCGTCGACCGCCACGACGAGGGAATGACGGTATTCGAACTCCGGGCTGCCGTCGACGCCGACATCGACACCATCGAAGAGGCGCTGTCGGCGCTCAAAGGAGAGAACCTCATCGTGGTCGAAGAGTCACAAACGCGGGTGCTCATCCACCCGGACGAGCGCGTCGTTCCGGACCCCAGCGAAGACATCGAAGACGATGAGTCGCTGTTCGACCGACTCCGCGGCCGACTCGGACTGTAA
- a CDS encoding DUF7093 family protein: MGLTCRLLGHSYGDSETEREREERGDEVVVSIRELQVCTRCGQEQVISENKEVTAIRTPEELGMTEGEAETAAAGFEPANPMPGTDEADSPDIETAPDPETETGAGAGTEAEAEVQSTGDHPTADETPDAEEADAVDAPPVTDDAIILGEDEEESVQRDRTQWPDEVDEVETDDPMPETPVEGDDAEFIDADAEVDETDAAPEQTRKRGAWPDPPGEDEGWDAEPDDGEPVSVSFGGGLAPEGNGSTAPESNGQYIDAESEDDFVRADETNVASEAPDEAIEYYCPNCGHARGASASSMRAGDICPECKKGYIAERES, from the coding sequence ATGGGACTTACTTGCCGTCTTCTCGGGCACTCCTACGGAGATTCCGAGACGGAACGGGAGCGCGAGGAACGCGGCGACGAGGTGGTCGTGTCGATTCGAGAACTACAAGTCTGCACGCGGTGCGGACAAGAACAGGTAATCAGCGAGAACAAGGAGGTGACCGCTATTCGGACCCCCGAAGAACTCGGGATGACGGAAGGTGAAGCCGAAACAGCGGCAGCGGGATTCGAACCTGCAAACCCGATGCCGGGCACTGACGAGGCCGACAGCCCGGATATCGAGACAGCGCCGGACCCGGAGACGGAGACCGGAGCAGGAGCGGGTACCGAAGCAGAAGCCGAAGTACAGTCGACGGGGGACCACCCGACAGCCGACGAGACGCCCGACGCTGAGGAGGCGGACGCCGTCGACGCGCCGCCGGTCACCGACGACGCCATCATCCTCGGCGAGGACGAGGAAGAGTCGGTCCAGCGCGACCGGACGCAGTGGCCCGACGAGGTCGACGAGGTCGAAACCGACGACCCGATGCCCGAGACGCCCGTTGAGGGCGACGACGCAGAGTTCATCGACGCGGACGCCGAAGTGGACGAGACCGACGCAGCACCTGAACAGACCCGCAAGCGCGGCGCGTGGCCGGACCCGCCGGGCGAAGACGAAGGATGGGACGCGGAACCGGACGACGGCGAGCCTGTCTCCGTCTCTTTCGGCGGCGGTCTGGCGCCGGAGGGCAACGGGTCCACAGCACCCGAGTCGAACGGCCAGTACATCGACGCCGAAAGCGAAGACGACTTCGTCCGCGCTGACGAGACGAACGTCGCGAGCGAAGCGCCCGACGAAGCAATCGAGTACTACTGCCCGAACTGCGGGCATGCTCGCGGCGCGTCAGCCTCATCGATGCGCGCGGGCGACATCTGCCCCGAGTGTAAAAAAGGGTACATCGCAGAGCGGGAATCCTGA
- a CDS encoding DUF5611 family protein, translating into MKEYKMRRGETLEERIPDMEATVEDYFGSITGTEEYKGSELYVIDEPENPVFKRVVAGAVEYSGKKDKLAVNFEEADPADLAPEDLEAAGEAVSAKNDFLLEATGRDAKSRRNSMKRAVEDDSPDF; encoded by the coding sequence ATGAAGGAGTACAAGATGCGTCGTGGGGAGACGCTCGAAGAACGAATCCCCGACATGGAAGCGACCGTCGAGGACTACTTCGGTTCGATTACGGGAACTGAAGAGTACAAAGGAAGCGAACTGTACGTCATCGACGAACCCGAAAACCCCGTGTTCAAGCGCGTCGTCGCCGGGGCCGTCGAGTACAGCGGAAAGAAGGACAAACTCGCAGTCAACTTCGAAGAAGCTGACCCGGCGGATCTGGCTCCTGAGGACCTCGAAGCCGCTGGCGAAGCCGTCAGCGCGAAAAACGACTTCCTGCTCGAAGCGACGGGTCGCGATGCGAAGTCGCGCCGCAACTCGATGAAACGCGCAGTCGAAGACGACTCACCTGACTTCTGA
- a CDS encoding universal stress protein, whose protein sequence is MAIETILLAVGASDADRLDRLAEESIDVAGPTGATVVIGHVFTKAEYNDALDNLDFDVTAEEVSGDDVARRHATVRDLVRRFDDAGVSYEIRGPVGDHGEKLIELAGEVDADRLIVGGRKRSPAGKAVFGSLAQEVMLKSPCPVTFVRADTK, encoded by the coding sequence ATGGCTATCGAAACTATCTTGCTCGCCGTTGGCGCGAGCGATGCGGACCGACTCGACAGACTCGCCGAAGAGAGTATCGACGTTGCGGGCCCGACCGGTGCGACGGTCGTCATCGGTCACGTCTTCACGAAAGCGGAGTACAACGACGCGCTCGACAACCTCGACTTCGACGTTACTGCCGAGGAAGTCTCGGGAGATGACGTCGCGCGGCGACACGCGACCGTCCGCGACCTCGTCCGTCGATTCGACGACGCAGGCGTCAGCTACGAGATTCGCGGTCCAGTCGGCGACCACGGTGAGAAACTCATCGAACTCGCAGGCGAAGTCGACGCTGACCGGCTCATCGTCGGTGGTCGAAAGCGCTCACCAGCCGGTAAGGCTGTTTTCGGGAGTCTCGCACAGGAAGTCATGCTCAAATCTCCGTGCCCCGTCACGTTCGTCCGCGCGGACACGAAATAG
- a CDS encoding ROK family protein: protein MAYYVGVDLGATNVRSVVADDEGTVLGQSRDRTPRGPTGIAVTEAVLGVVREACDEAGIDPSEAVAAGIGAIGPLDLAEGAVENPANLPDTIDRIPLTGPISVLLDTDEVYLHNDTNAGVIGERFHSDRNPDDMVYLTISSGIGAGVCVDGHIIDGWDGNAGEVGHMTLDPHGFMTCGCGHDGHWEGYCSGNNIPKYARELHEEDPVETALPVENPTFSAVDVFEHAGKDDFADHVISQLGHWNAMGVANIVHAYAPLIIYVGGAVALNNPDLVLDPIREQMSNMVMSNIPEIQLTTLGDEVVVEGALASAMTAGTGDRSRL from the coding sequence ATGGCGTACTACGTGGGCGTCGACCTGGGGGCGACAAACGTCCGTTCGGTGGTTGCCGACGACGAGGGAACAGTCCTCGGGCAGTCCCGTGATAGAACTCCACGCGGGCCGACAGGTATCGCAGTTACCGAGGCAGTGCTCGGCGTCGTCCGTGAGGCATGTGACGAAGCGGGTATCGACCCGAGCGAGGCAGTTGCCGCCGGTATCGGCGCGATTGGTCCGCTCGACTTGGCTGAGGGTGCAGTCGAGAACCCGGCGAACCTCCCGGACACCATCGACCGGATTCCGTTGACCGGTCCGATTTCGGTGCTCCTCGATACGGACGAAGTGTACCTCCACAACGACACCAACGCCGGCGTCATCGGCGAGCGGTTCCACTCGGACCGGAACCCCGACGATATGGTGTATCTCACTATCTCCTCCGGTATCGGTGCGGGTGTCTGTGTGGACGGGCACATCATCGATGGGTGGGACGGCAACGCCGGTGAAGTCGGTCACATGACGCTCGACCCCCATGGCTTCATGACGTGTGGGTGTGGTCACGACGGACACTGGGAGGGCTACTGTTCGGGGAACAACATCCCGAAATACGCCCGCGAACTTCACGAAGAAGACCCCGTCGAAACCGCGTTGCCGGTAGAAAACCCGACGTTCTCCGCAGTGGACGTGTTCGAACACGCTGGCAAGGACGACTTCGCCGACCACGTCATCAGCCAACTGGGCCACTGGAACGCGATGGGCGTCGCCAATATCGTTCACGCGTACGCCCCGCTTATCATCTACGTCGGCGGCGCAGTCGCACTCAACAACCCCGACTTGGTGTTGGACCCAATCCGAGAACAGATGAGCAACATGGTTATGTCGAACATTCCTGAGATTCAACTCACGACGCTCGGCGACGAAGTGGTCGTCGAGGGTGCACTCGCAAGTGCGATGACCGCTGGGACCGGAGACCGCTCACGGCTGTAA